aaccgaactttgtacaccaaagttcggttagttgagaaccaaccgaacataacgctgcaactcctagaaattattagagagttcggtaacctgcgtgtttggaacaagtaaccgaactacactttcagatgagttcggttacttgttcatctcacagggcaaccgaactacagcttcagatgagtttggttacttgttcttcatataaagtaaccgaactacagcttcagatgagtttggttacttgttcttcatataaagtaaccgaactacagcttcagatgagttcggttacttgttcttcatattaagtaaccgaactgttcaaaatccagttcaaatccggatcattttgaagattaacaaatattctatgagaggatggagatgaagaatcagatgagttttcatcatttgaatactcaaacttaatgaattggaattttttttttatttttcatgtttttctccttcatcttctctaactctactctctcaataattctactcaactaataataaacacatcttttaatttaatctcactaattatttttaactaaatcattcactaatcataatctaaaattaattaagaaggtagattagatattaaataaataactagatatgggatgacctagaattacttctaatgcctttacccaaaataaaaccatgctcccaaaaaaaaccatgatcccaaaaaaatcgttcaaaaATTGATACGTATGAGAATTGAGAAATAAGTTCCCCACGCATCCACCACCCACTAAAGTTTTGTCCTAGTATTTACGTACCACGCCTTGCAAGCTTGCACTAAAGTTTAACAAACTTTTGATGAATATGAAGAGTTACTGGTTGTGTATTTCTTTCATTGGTGGACTTGGGAATTTGCTTGCTGTCtcgaaattttattattttactatATATAAGACACAGATTCAAAATATGAAGTTACTACAATCAATCAATGGATCAtatgcttcaaaataaaaatgaatcaCTTAATTACAAGATTTGTCACAAAAAAAATTCGGCGGCCTTCGGCCACCTTACAAGTTAACGGCAATATAGCCCTACCCATACAAAAAATCTGGGTCCGTCCCTGCTGTTCGGGATGATGTTAAGTTGTAAAAAGATCATATACAGAAGTTAAGGGTCATTCTATACCTTAAAGCTCCAATAACATTCTTTAATCTTTACTGATGCAATGTTAGTTTATTCTAGTCAACCAATCTATCTCATATAGTTATTCTTGAACAAAAGAACCAGTGATCCCGGAGCCACATGTGACCAGTTTTCACAAAAATTCCTTTAATTGGATTTGGGACAGCCATCTACAACTAGTTTGATGATGATATATTTCTGGTTCAGTTTTCTTTTCCCGTTTCATGAATTTTCATTTGCTTGAGTCCAGGTTTTTGATAGTTTAGTAAGATCATGTGAGATTCTTGGGAAGCTAACCAACAAGGAGGCCCCTTGGTGTCCATGAACACTTCGCATAATGGGAACAAGATTAAGATCATCTTAATTGTTAAAAATGATGGTGGACACTTTCTGGGGCACATTAATTATTTCTGCAAAACTCAAAATGTCATGTTTTATTGTTATTGCCACTAGCTAGTTTATATTTTCCTGTCGTTGTTCTCCTTCGTAACTTTTTAATCATCTGCATTATAAGCTTGAATGTTCCCATTGACATGCTCATCTTGAAATTGCACTTGGTGTGGTACATTCAATATGCATGATCTCACCATAGAGCTCTTGGTAACGAACTGTTTGCTGTAATATACTTTTGGAGGACCATGACATGCATGGCTAGGTTCTTAGTTTTGTTTGTCGGATAAACTAGATTGATACCAAAAGTTTTAGGACTCTTGAGATCTGTTCTTGTGTGTTGAACGTGAAACAACCTGTGAAAATAATTGTCCATCTTCCTAGCACTCCTGCGTAGCCTGAATCCTAATAATTAGCTTGGCGTTTATGTCTTCCTAAATCACCAACCAGATAGATAGCGAAAGGAAGGCAACTGATGGAAGCAAGTGGTTTTGTACTGAATTTGAGTATCTATTTCAGTTAGAGTTAGAGTTAGAGATCTGAAGCAAGTGGTTTTGATCTGGAGGCACTCGATGAAAAAACGAGATTTCTGGAGAGAAGTGGTATAAATTAAGAGTGGCGGGAAAGCTCATCAGAATTTGCAAACATCTAAAAAGTCGTACTGAAAAGAATTATTTAACTTCTTACTTGTCATCAACAACCATGTGCTGGACAATTTGCAGCATCAGAGTACGTTATTATAACTTTAAAATGGAATGAAGTGTGAGCTAGCTCCTGTTAATGAATCTAAACTAATTTCCTAGTACGGAACAAAGGGAAAAGGATCGAGACCAACACCAATTAGGAGTCTGGTTATTTTAGGAATTAGTTTATGTTTCCTTATTTGTTATTAGAACAAGTTATGTTCTCTATATCTATGTATTCATAAGTTTGTTTTACGCATTCAATTCGAGCACTGATCGCAGTTTAAACGATCTCAATTCCGGTATTAATATCCTATCAAAATAACTGCCGCTTATTAATTCAGATCTATTCGTAATGCAAACAAGGTATTCATCATTCTTCTCGTAATAACTGCCACTTATATGACTTACTTTTCCCGTGTACTCTTATTTTTCGTTACGCTGTTTTTTGACTTATGTGACAAGCATGATGTTAATTATCTGCTCATAGTGTCTTATGTTTTCTCTTAAATCTTCAGCAAGGCTGTTCAGAAACTGCACAAGGGAGAAGAAAGGTTTCTAATGGATGTGCAATTTGGTGGTATTGATTGGAATGCGCTTCGTCTTCCTGCATGTTCTCATAATGCTGGTGTTGCCCCCGGAGTGACTGCCAATGTCAGCAAGGTCTTACCGGTTGCTCATAAAGAAGAATCCCGCGAACAAGCAGAAACAGAAGAAGATTCCCTCTCTACTACGAGTACCATAGACAATTATCACTACACGGATGAAGAATATCCAagtgaagatgaatatgatgaagacgatgaacgTCCAACTGTAAGTAATAATACTCCTGAattgaattttttcaattttttttttgatgagctCGTATATGAAACCTTTGCTGCGCCCAAACTTTATCTTTGTTTACAATATGTTTCTAGATGATGTGATGACAATAAAAATGTTTGCAGGATGAGGAGGTGAAAAAAGGGATCTCTTTCATTGAGAATCAACTGGGCACGAGTCATCACGATTCTCCTGATGAATGGCCAGACAAGGATGAATGGGTTGCTTCATGGAAAGAGGTATATACACTATCACGATTGACTTTCATTAGTGTGTATGCTTTTTTTTAAAAAGGGGCAAGGCTATGGAGGATATGGAGTTATTTACGCAACGCAGTCGGAAAGCCAATAATTGCTTCAGCCAAGTTCTCAAAAGATGGAAAATCATTTTTTTATCAAGTGTTTATGGGAATAAAAGATGGTGTCGATCTTGCTGAGAAACATTGACGTTCTCTTCTTATTATCCACTGTAATTCGCTTATGGTTCCAGCTCTCTTTGGTGATGCACGTTGCTGCTCTGATGATAAATGCAGAGACACGGGATATCCCAACTATATTTGCAAGATGTGTCGGAGGTATCTTTCTGGCTACTGGGGTTGGAATAAGAGGTTGATGGCGTCTCTTTTGGTGGAACTTAGAGGCAAAAACATAAAAGAATTGGAAAGTACATGGAGTGATGTTGCGCATTATCTgggaaaaagggaaaaaaaagaataagaaggaAGAGAGGACTGCTCCTGACGATGATAAGCCAACTAATATGGTACCGGATGATTTTCCGCAAAAACTAAAGAATATTCTTTGGCGAGATGCTTTTGTTTCGTCAGAATTCATGTCCGTGCGGTAGAGGACCCTATTATGTAGTTCGAGTACTTTTGTTGATTAGTAGTTGTGTTTTATGTTTTAACATTTATATATCTTTTGTTGTTTGCATGTTAACGGAGAAGGATACATACTGATGTTGTAATTCTTTTCCAAAAACTGAGGGAGTATTATGACTGAATTTTAAGTAAATTATGAATTATGAATTTACACGGCGATTATATTCCAGAAATTATGTAAAGGTTTTTGTTAAAGTTTACGGGCATCAAACTCAAaaccttccatattatatttcaaGTTCATCATGCGGAACTagtgatgtgggactattgtcctttcacaccctccctcacgtgtaaggccattCATTGggcctaacacgtggacctacgcacGTGTGGGTCATGGGTGTGCAGGTGACATTCGGTCACGGTCCACCCCACGTACAGGTCATATGAGTGACCAGTCATTCGGTCACGGGTGCACATGTGACCAGTCATTCGATCACGGTGGCCACTAATTCGGCCTACACCCCGCGTAtgggcctagctctgataccatgttaaagtttgCGGGCAtatatccaactcaaaaccaattggcaatgagtggagcggcccttctATATTATATTTTATGCGAAAACTagtgatgtgggactattgtcctttcagagttttgaattttgaaatttttgtttatttgtgGGTTTTAGTTCTTAGAGCATTTCCAATGGAgtatgggttttaaaaaatattgaTGCCATTTAGGATTTTAGAAACTCTCAACAAAAAAAACCTCTCCAGTAATGGTTGGATAATCAAAATTTAATATGACATGGAAGTTTGAGTTCGAAGGAGAGTATGGGTTTTTGGAGACTCCCATCCATACCCACGTCATCAAtttgttattattttaattacttttttttagattttgtgtattattttttctataaataaCGACAAGTATATCCAAATAGATATAGATACAACTACCAATGGAGATGCTTATCAAAACAAAATTTGTATTTGGATTCGATGTTATTAAATACATTTTTTTAGCTCTCCACATATGATAAATAGTCATACTCCAATGGAGATGCTCTTATTTAAGGGTCTAAGTACTTTTTTGAACCAAGATTGTGGAAGATTATATTCTTTAGTGATGATACCAGTAATGCTTTAGATATCGTACTATTTCTGGAATGATAGTCTTTTTGATTCGCATTAATTTGTTCCTTCCATCAATTTGGTGTGGAAATGGAGGAGAAAACCTTGGTTTCTACTTGATTAAGCGATTCGTATTTCATGAATTCTTTGTTCTAATATTCCATGCATGACGCATGTCGTCTTATGagttgtcaaactcatatcacttgtttgaaaagagttgttaccgaacagatttgttgttcctttactatttggaatacgaaccaaaggaattgttccaagtgcgtgacttattgcaagttggaagtGCAGGGATaatgagggaactaggtgaaccataggtttaattagttgcttggtatcaactatacgaagttggtttgattttagcggcttaattatgagagtattcaattctggacaaggtcccggggtttttcagcatttgcggtttcctcgttaacaaaatcttgctgtgtcttttacttttctatttccgcaattataattagaagtaaaatacacaaacgtcaattcctaattacttgatagaaatcctatagtgtttggttaagtccgaacctattatcatcaagtaatcatacttcattgttgtattgtctcgatcttgcacccatagtcaatcacacaagttatgttgtttttgtattgtctcgatctagtatccacagacgatcacacgaagtgtgaaccgattttagttgtattgtctcgacttagtccatagagaatcactttcggagaaaggacttataggtggaaaagttttagattgaggtatatttgggtaccctcgtcttttcagcagTGACACCCGTAATCCGAGTCGTCGTGCTATATGCGACATAGAAAATCGTTTTCGTACAGTTAAAAAAGAAGTAAATGAGTTTGTAGCTTTAACcattcaagccaatcaatatagactgagaggtgaaactgatgctgagatggtaacaagatctttggctgaatggcgaagatggaaaatgtggcttttcctttcgaaaaatgtttcgaaatccttaaggtgttgaacagtttcaaccccttctttgaAACTAATGTAGTCCGCCGTAattcagtgaagctaatgtaaaacaCTTAATTTTAAAGCTAATGTAGTCCGCCGTAATTCAGTGAAGCTAATGTGaaacgcttaattttaaacatatgtaatttcatttaattcagaCTGTCTtacttttaaaactaaaattacaaaTGTAGCAGAATTAAAAATTGCAAACAATCTCTCTAAAGTCGTTCATCGCTAGCTCTCCCGTTGTTATCTTCTGGAGTCAAGAATTCTCCAAGGCCTGGGGATAGACTTGGGACATCCCCAATTGCCATCATATTAAGCAAATTTCCATAAGGAGATAAAGAGGGTTGAACAACATTAGGCGATTGGAAAGCACTAGGAGATTGTTGGAAAGCACTCGGTGCACTCGgtcctccaagcatataagatgTTTGTGGTTGTGGTGTATATATAGCAATCATTTGGTTTGTAGGGCGAGAATAACGATGAAATGCGCCTACGGTCTATCCGAAATACTTGATGTTGAGATACAGGCACAGTCTGTGGTGAAGAAGTATTGTGCCATAtgtgtggtgaagaagaactctGCCGTACTTGTGTTTCTCCCACCATTGTTTCTTCACTATTGTGCCATGATATGTTTCTCCTGGTGGAATCGGAAGACTGTGACCGCCgcccatcatcatttacagttggACTCAATCCAAACATTGTGTTCTCGTGCCATTTCCGACACACATTCAAGTGTATAGACGCCATTTGCCGATTCTTCCAATGCAAATCGTTCAGTTGGTTCCAGAACTCTTCCTCACTGGTAGTGACATTTTAGTAAGGATATTCATGTTCCACATCTTGGGAAACAACGGGGATCGTGGTTGgatcaccttgtgaagtaatactttCCATCTCCCAACAAATTTCGGGCATacttgacgaagatgatgaagaacttgcacccgtggtggggtaagtcataaagcatggATTTTTTGGAGGTGGTTGGCTAGGAACGATATTTGCATCATGGGACATGCGTGATAACGCTGGGAGATCAAACCCATAGATGTGGGTGTTTTGTGTCCCAATTACAGGATTCACAATCGACTCGTACCATTTGACATACTCTGTTTCATTAATATTCGTCTGTGTAATTAGTTCATACCTCGCCCAATTGTTTTTTCTCAGTCGTTCAAAATCTGATCCAGAGGTTTGCATCTGTTGTGGcgggttaattgcaattgcatATGTACCTTGCATTTGGTACTGCAGTCTTTCTCTCAGGTACCAAACCCCTATATCCAATGGTAGAGTGTAAAAATAAATCTATGCATAGAATAATCAAGAACACGTTGTCCAACATCAGCctcatactgaggaaaatcaatGTAAGGGTGAACAACGACGTTGTTGTGGCTCCGAGTCATCTGATGGAACCTATGAAAAAAACTGGAACCCGAGATGTTGCTGTCAATGCCCTTCACTAAGTTGGTCGAGATGTACATATTCAACATTTGAAATCTTTAGGTATCGTGTTTAAGGATTGGTTTACTAAcacggaagtaggtataccaccaatactgcaaatttctccataattttagtattttgacttaatCTATATTTgctcataaaaattatttaaattttaaaataataattttgatatttacctctacgatgccccagaaaccagtgaagttaTCTCCGCCCATGGACGCATGATCCAGCCCATAGTACaattctgctaaaattgcagatccccagtcataatctggtgcttgtcaagatcttctaacgcttgAAGCCAACCAACACGAACAACagaagttgagtttggaaatAATGTCTGACCCAGTACCCAAAAGAATCTATGCATGTGGCAGGCCGCGGTGTCGGTTCATTTCTtcaatctcttttcttctttacattATTGACGCTTTTCTTAAAAGGCCGCTCATATTGTATCAAAAGATTTTGATTTAAaagagttttagaagaaggaaatagtAGTGGTGTGACAAAAATGAAGTCAGTTTAATCCAATTTATAGGTTTTGAAATATAGACGTTGGAATTATGGCCGTTGGAGATACAAACGTTGGAGATTTTGTATCTCACGTCCTCGTTGATAGGACCAACGCCCAAATTTATTTTACCAACGCCAGAATTTGTATTTCCAACGCCGCGCTTTTTTAAACTCCAGCGTTCGTCTCAAGCACGCGCATTTGGTTATCTAATCCCCGGTGTTTTACCATAATGGAAAGAGTTTGGCCCTCCACCTGACTCAACAAAAAAATGGATTTGGCAATTGCCATAGAAATTACCTTAAGTAACCATGACTCGCAACCCGTGCCAGAACATCAACATCTCTGGTTAAGTCCCTTAAAATCTTCCACCACGAAAACAGAATAAACCCCCACAGATAACAAtctgaaaagaataaaaaaagagTGAATCTCTCAATAATGCTGAGAAGAAAACCCAGCAAAATCCAAGTCAGAATCGAAGACAAAGAAGAACTCGAAGAAGCTCGTAAACGCTCCCTCGCCGCTGCAGCTGCTGCCGCCGCCGCTGCATCAACAACCACCAGTACCTCCGCAGCTACATATCTCAACCAACAACTAGATCGTAACAAAGACCCATCCACCAAATCCAATCGACTTGGTCTCTAAGAATGGAAATTGAACTAAAGCTTAAACTTCCCGATTCAACATCACATCAGAAACTCTCAGATCTTCTATCTCCATTTCATATCAAAACTCATCTCCAAGAGAACATATTCTTCGATGGTCTCAATTCAGAACTTTCATCAAAAAGAGCTGTACTCAGATTAAGATTCTACAACGATGATTCCCTCTGTGTTGTTTCATTAAAAGCTAAAGCTGTACTTGTTAATGGTGTTagtcgtgttgaagaagatgaagaagaaattgatcctGTTGTTGGTAGAGCTTGTGTTCTTGAACCATCGAAACTTTTGGGGATTGAaggttctagggttttgaaaagagtGAAAGATGAGTTTTTTATTGAGGATGGTGAGAAAGGGTTTGTTTGTTTAGGTGGGTTTAGAAATGTTAGAGGTGTTTATGAATGGAAGGGATTGAAATTGGAATTGGATGAAACTACTTATGATTTTGGGACTAGTTATGAAATTGAATGTGAGAGTGATGATCCTGAAGGTGTGAAGAAATTGCTTGAACCATTTTTGAAGGAGAATGGGATTAGTTACAAGTATTCAGAGGTTTCAAAATTCACTGTCTTTCGATCCGGGAAGTTTCCAGAATGATTGAATAAGTGAGTGTGTTTTTCATTAAAATGTGTTTACCTGCAATGTGTTTTGTATTCTAGTTTATTAAAGAATATGATATTATGGTGTTGGATGAATAATTTCTGGGTTTTGTATTCTCCAAAAAGAGGATGAAATCTCATTCGCATTGCCCTAGATTCAGCAAGCTCTGAATAGGGGTTGATTACATATCTGACAGTTTCATAGTTATAAGAGTTTGCAAGGTTTAAATGGTTCAACATGGTAAACAGACCTTCCTGTCCATGTGTTTTTAATAGCATATTGATTATAAAAAAAGAGATTTGGCTTGTATTTTAAAGTTGATTGGTTTGATAGCTTTGTCTTCAAAATCCGTACATATGTTGTATCTATGTTCCCTTGATTTTGCGTACTTCATTAGCAACATGATATTGGGTTCAGATTCACTTTAGCAAATGATGTTGTGAACACTGCATTCTGTTGCACATTCGAATGCAGCCTCAGTTCCTTTGTTTCTACTTGTTCTCTTGTGTTACAATCCAATGGTGTCCCCTTGCTTTAATTATGTTTCCTGCATTATCCATTAAAGTTATTGCTATGCCAGAAGAGGATATAGGATTGATCATAGATACTGCAATGTTCAAGGTGTAAGCTAGAAAAGTGTCATTTTCCTTTGGGACTGTTCTGAGTATTTCGGAGTGTTTCATCAAGAATAGGGTTATACTGTATGGTCTGTACAATATTGTAATAAGGGTGGGTGACCTGTAGGAAGCTGTTAATGAACTGAACAATGCTGTTAGAAGTTTGTTTACTATTTGAGGCAGACTTTTGAAATGCAGCTTTGCATCTTGCTTTCCGAATATGCCATATGATGATGCTACAGAATTCTGGCCATTTCATAGCATAACCTCCTCTATCAGGGTCCTCAAATAATGAGTTTAGCCGATCATGAAAAGAATTGGAGTCATTGATAACACAAGACTTCAAACTTTAGGTGCATTCACACTCGAGTCTTGACTAATGAAATTACAATTTAGAAATAAATGAGTAACTTGAGAGTAAGGGATTCTTTACCCGTGTTCCACAAAGAGCATTTAGTGTTCATGTTTCAAATGTTGGCTGCTGTTCTCATGCTATTTGGAAGTGTAGAATGTGCAGCTTTCAGCATAAAAGTTTTTATGGAAGGTGTAGCCTTCAATTCCATATTTTCTCCCAGTCTACGGTAACATTTTCACTAGAGTTAATAGAATTGTGAAAGAGTCAATAGAATTGTGAAGAGAAGTAAAGTTACCCTTTGAATTTAGATTCTAGTGAGCAATGTCCTCGGTCTTGTGTACCGGGATGTAGATTTTCTTGATTTTTGCAATTGTTTGCTGATCAAAACATAACTTGAGTTTATTTTGATCCCATATGGTAGAAGAGTTCCATCTGATTAGCGCTTTGtgctattctgaatagcgttttgTGGTATTCTGATTACCGTTGAGCGCTATTCTGATTAGCACTTTTCGTCTTCTAGtgcgctattctgaatagcgttttacgctaatctgattagcactaccatggattccacggaccaTTACACGAAATCATGGAACACTGCTTGGATTTTTCatgaagccactagacttgacattccatggtttttccatatTTGGAATAGGATGGATTCCACCGTAAGACTTGCTCCTGTCCTTTCAGTTCCAGTAATGGGTTTACTGATGTTGATGTTCTCTCCACTGCCAATCTCCCAGAAGTTATTTCCTTGACCTTTTCAGATCCAACTGTCTATTTGTTTTAGTTTGGTGTTTACATGTATAATGTCACTTTTTGGATAGTATCTGGCTTTTAGGATTGTGGCCCGAAGAGAAGTGGGATTTCTTTAGGTCTCCACCcatcttagagcaactgcagtggacgagcaaacctataattatggtccatggacgagacgcaacgggacggagtaaagactaaaatctggaccaaaaccaaattccagaccatatttggtctgggaccaggaccaaaactatatatagtggagcggatgtataatcaccgtttgtcatcgggcgtgtatataatctacgcctattgtgaaacgtacgtaaagtcaccgccccataaagaggcgtgtatataagttacgcccggttcaggcgttgctgaaatgttcgcccgttgggacgttgctaaagtttacgccccacgccaggcgttcataaaattaacgtcccattcagacgaagattatacaaacgccccagcccggcgttgatattgttaacgccccacgccaggcgtatatatagttaacgccccatcccggcgttgatattgttaacgccccactccaggcgtatatatagttaacgccccagcccggcgttgatattgttaacgccccacaccaggcgtatatatagttaacgccccatcccggcgttgatatagttaacgccccactccaggcgtatatatagttaacgtcccagcccggcgttgatattgttaacgccccacgccaggcgtttatatagttaacgcctgtTGTTGAGCGAACTTAATAGCTCcgccccaagcttgagtttaaaaaaaaaatttaaaacgttagacaaaattgattttgaaatttttttataccgttggtaattcgaacgttgaagaaaatggaacgttggataatttggaacgttggaaagtttggaagacattttggaacgttgaaaatttcggaagaaacacctatatatacacatgagatcctgtgacattttcccacgactaatacttcaaactatctatcacaccaataagaagaaatattatttctgctttcaaatcaattggaaaattttcacggattcgcttacaatggcaccaagtgtagcacgaggtccaaattttacgacaatcgaagatgtaacaatgtgtaaaattcatttatctatatctcaagattctagtgttggagctgatcaatcataggcgacgttgtggactcgtatcaaggatgatattgaacttcatttacctaataatccagagcggtcttggagttcttggcaaaaacgatatcagggaataagtaaagatgtggcgttattttcggtaaaagaggcagaagttgaaggtgaatatcatactggatggggtcctgaaaagaaggtaagcattcttgatttttcgaacaattgttttctaatatttaataagcgcccatgtacttaagtgtttttaaaaacattaacagcttgaagaagttaacaagaggttcaaggaatgcaacgatgggaaaaaatttaagcacgaagagtgctacccaattgtgttagaaaatataaaatataatcggcgatcgacttttgtattcgatacgacgcatgatttggacacttatgagaataacgaggaagatgatgaaggaccgcaaacaacaactcaaggagagaccggtaacgacacagatgggggagacatagagaacacatatcttcgtaagatggggaaaaaagcagcaaaaagattgaagaaaacagggagagagaaatccagtcaccaagaggaattgatgggaataattattaaagaacaacaaaatttcaatactcattaccaagcacaatcaagattcaagatggaacaaagagcagcagagtttgcagcaaaacaagctgaacatgcggcaaaaatagccaagcaagctgaagacgacgaatttcgcatcattatgatggatcttcaaaaaatggatcctgtacaacaaga
This genomic stretch from Papaver somniferum cultivar HN1 chromosome 5, ASM357369v1, whole genome shotgun sequence harbors:
- the LOC113282728 gene encoding triphosphate tunel metalloenzyme 3-like → MEIELKLKLPDSTSHQKLSDLLSPFHIKTHLQENIFFDGLNSELSSKRAVLRLRFYNDDSLCVVSLKAKAVLVNGVSRVEEDEEEIDPVVGRACVLEPSKLLGIEGSRVLKRVKDEFFIEDGEKGFVCLGGFRNVRGVYEWKGLKLELDETTYDFGTSYEIECESDDPEGVKKLLEPFLKENGISYKYSEVSKFTVFRSGKFPE